ATGGCATAACTGTTGTCGGGATTTCAACCCCTGCTGTTAGACCACTTACTGCGACTGCTCCTCCGTACTTCATTGAACTGAGCACAGAAGCTAGAGGCTTACCACCAACTGGGTCAACTGCTCCAGCCCATGTTTGCTTTTGTAATGGTTTTACTTTTTCAGGGGTTACATCTTCTCGACTTATTACGTCTGATGCACCAATAGACTTTAAGAAGTTTGCTTCTGATTCTTTTCCAGTTGAAGCCACTACATTGAACCCTCGCTTCGATAGCATAGCAACAGCCATACTACCTACACCACCAGTAGCACCTTGAACAAGAATTGGGCCATCTTCTGGTGTCAATCCATTTTGTTCTAATTTATGAACCGATAATGCAGCTGTAAACCCTGCTGTTCCAAATGTCATAGCCTCTTTCATGTTCATTCCATCAGGTAAAGGGACAATCCATTCGCTTTTAACACGGGCATATTCACTAAAACCGCCATCATGTGAAACACCAAGTTCATAGCTCGTCACTATAACTTGATCGCC
This genomic stretch from Pontibacillus yanchengensis harbors:
- a CDS encoding NADPH:quinone oxidoreductase family protein; its protein translation is MTFRALLATKQEDKVTTEIVQRTEADLPKGDVTIKVAYSSVNYKDGLATVPKSKVVPEYPMVPGIDLAGTVVDSADERYQEGDQVIVTSYELGVSHDGGFSEYARVKSEWIVPLPDGMNMKEAMTFGTAGFTAALSVHKLEQNGLTPEDGPILVQGATGGVGSMAVAMLSKRGFNVVASTGKESEANFLKSIGASDVISREDVTPEKVKPLQKQTWAGAVDPVGGKPLASVLSSMKYGGAVAVSGLTAGVEIPTTVMPFILRGVDLLGVDSVYCPMETRKEVWDRIATDLKPDQMNSIEHEISLEDLPQTLSDILQSKVKGRTVVRLGE